The sequence TCAATGAAACTTTTTACCCCCAGCTTACCAGACAATTGCGCACGCTCAACTTTCATGTCATTGCGCTAAATGACAGCACCACATCGCCCGAAGCGCTCATTGAACACATCAACACCCTAGGCAATATCACCAACAATCCAAGCCAGTCTCGCGCCTTGGTTGCCAAAATCAAGGCATTAGAAGACGCCCTGCCAGCGCTTCCGCACGATACGGCATTAGTGATTGGTTATGGCGGGCTCATGGCAGCACTGCCTCAGTACCAACCATTTTTGGACTTGCTTAATCTCGCACCGAGCACCGCAACTCAAGCTAACCGACGCCAACAAATTAGCATTGAAAACTTGCTGGCAAACCCAGTCAATAATCTAATTTTCCTCACCCATCAAAGCCACTACAGCCGCGCCAATGCCTTTGCTGACAATCCCGTGCTGCAACAATTATCGGCAAGCGCTTTTACCATAAAACTGGCCACAAAATACTTAAGCTGCTATGACCATGGCATTTGGCTAGGCGCAACCCAAGTCGCCGCCGCGCGCGCCGATTTTCTCAAAGCCAGAGACACAGAAAAACATCAGGACAGTCCCCAGAACAAGGCGCACACCGCAAAAACCAGGCAACCCATTCAACCCCAACAACATAGGTCGTCGCAATGAAATTAGCGCGCTTGCCGTTTAATCTTGTGCTAACGCTCATCTTGTTAGTGCTTGTTTATGTCGGACTGACGCTAGGCATTGAGGCATTCAGCGTGATTGAAACCCCCGACGGTAACCAGCTGGACCTAAAACACCTCGTTATTTTTGAGGTTCGCTTGCCGCGTTTGTGCTTAGCGATGCTTTGTGGCGCTTGTCTTGCTATTACGGGTAACGCCATGCAAGGCATTTTTCAAAACCCACTGGCTAGCCCTGGCTTATTGGGCAGCGCCAGTGGCGCCAGTACGGCTAGCGTATTATTACTGTATTATGCACAAACCAGTACATTCGTGCTGTTGGGCGGCGGTGTCTTGGGTGCCAGTGTTGCATTTTTCGTGGTTTATTTGATTGCTTATCAACGCGGCCCAGCCATGTTAATTTTAGCGGGTGTCGCGGTCAACGCCTTGCTCGCTGCCACCACCACGTTGCTCTTATCCAATGCCAAAAATCCCTGGGCACTGGCAGAGCTCTATCACTGGCTGCAAGGTTCGCTCACGCTGGCAAATTTTGACGATATGCGCTTATCCATGCCCTTTGTCATTGCGGGATTATGGTTGATTTTTAGCCAACGCCGCTACATTGACGCACTGACCTTTGGCGAAGAAACAGCCAAAACCATGGGCATACGCTCTCGGCATGCGTTATTACTTAATGCCTTTGGCGTTTCGCTCATTTTAGGCGCCGTCATTCCGCAAACGGGTGTCATTGGATTTATTGGCTTAGTCGCCCCCCATTTAGCGCGTATGCTGCTCAAAACACGCCCGTCACAACTCTATCTAACCAGTGCGCTACTCGGTGCGATATTGCTACTCATTGCCGATTTACTTGTTTGGCACGTCCCCTTATTCGACGGCGTATTTGTCGGCACATTGACCTCGATTATTGGTGCGCCGTTTTTAGTCTGGATTCTCTATCAATACCAAACCAAAAGACACACATGATACGTACTGAATCGCTGTCGCTAAACAACCGCTTGCACGACATCACCCTCACGCTACCCGACTGCGGTCTGATCGGCATTATCGGCCCGAATGGCGCAGGCAAGTCTAGCCTGCTCAAATGCTTTGCTGGCATCGCCCAACCCGATAGCGGCACGGTTTTTATCAATGGTGAATCGTTACTCAAGCTAGACTATCTCGCGCGTGGACAGCGTATTGCCTATCTCGCACAAAACACCCCGATTGCTTGGGATATGCCCGTGTATGAGACGCTTGCACTGGGGCTAATCGACAAACTGCCCGCACCGCTGCAACAGCAAAAGGTTCAAACCATTGCAGCGACTTTTGCATTGACACCCCATCTCGACACCTCCATTTTTCAGCTATCTGGTGGCGAGCTCGCCCGTGTGCACTTAGCCAGAGCACTGATCAAAGATGCCCCCATTTTATTAGCCGATGAACCCATTGCCGCATTAGACCCTTATTATCAGATGGATATGATGCAGCTCTTGACCGACTTGGCGACCAAACAATTGTGTGTCATCGTGCTACATGATTTGGCATTGGCGTATCGCTTTTGTCAACATATCATCCTGATGGATAAAGGCCAAATGACTGCCTACGATGCAACGCAAAATGTCATTGTTAATGAGAATTTACGCACAGTATTTAAAATATCTGCTACAATCGATAAACAAACCAACAGCCTTTACAACCTAAAAAAACACCCATGAAAAAATTATTTGCTGTCTTAATACTGATTCACCTCACCTATACCGCCGCTGCCAAAACCGAGAGTAACGTGCCCGTCGATGAAATCCGTAATTTTATCGATATTTACAATGTCATTCGTAATGACTATGTCGAAGAAAAAGACGGTAAAACCTTATTAGATTATGCCATCGAAGGTATGCTCAGCGGATTAGATCCGCATTCGGTTTATTTTAAGCAATCAGAATTGGACAACTTCAACGACAGTACGCAAGGGACTTTTTTTGGTTTTGGGGTACAACTCGATATGCAAAATGGCAAACTCA comes from Ostreibacterium oceani and encodes:
- a CDS encoding ABC transporter ATP-binding protein; translated protein: MIRTESLSLNNRLHDITLTLPDCGLIGIIGPNGAGKSSLLKCFAGIAQPDSGTVFINGESLLKLDYLARGQRIAYLAQNTPIAWDMPVYETLALGLIDKLPAPLQQQKVQTIAATFALTPHLDTSIFQLSGGELARVHLARALIKDAPILLADEPIAALDPYYQMDMMQLLTDLATKQLCVIVLHDLALAYRFCQHIILMDKGQMTAYDATQNVIVNENLRTVFKISATIDKQTNSLYNLKKHP
- a CDS encoding FecCD family ABC transporter permease; translated protein: MKLARLPFNLVLTLILLVLVYVGLTLGIEAFSVIETPDGNQLDLKHLVIFEVRLPRLCLAMLCGACLAITGNAMQGIFQNPLASPGLLGSASGASTASVLLLYYAQTSTFVLLGGGVLGASVAFFVVYLIAYQRGPAMLILAGVAVNALLAATTTLLLSNAKNPWALAELYHWLQGSLTLANFDDMRLSMPFVIAGLWLIFSQRRYIDALTFGEETAKTMGIRSRHALLLNAFGVSLILGAVIPQTGVIGFIGLVAPHLARMLLKTRPSQLYLTSALLGAILLLIADLLVWHVPLFDGVFVGTLTSIIGAPFLVWILYQYQTKRHT
- a CDS encoding ABC transporter substrate-binding protein, which codes for MLITSHHRRPIRVSWGGLKQSNPKKATRRASVWWLLISRLFSPRVAPRLATRLFFRLLLRLLLRLCLFFSLTSSFTSVAAQDSPQRFVSLSLCSDRLLIEIANEASIAALSTYSTRPDLMLDRVNRTHPTVKPQINDLLPYADATFLINETFYPQLTRQLRTLNFHVIALNDSTTSPEALIEHINTLGNITNNPSQSRALVAKIKALEDALPALPHDTALVIGYGGLMAALPQYQPFLDLLNLAPSTATQANRRQQISIENLLANPVNNLIFLTHQSHYSRANAFADNPVLQQLSASAFTIKLATKYLSCYDHGIWLGATQVAAARADFLKARDTEKHQDSPQNKAHTAKTRQPIQPQQHRSSQ